The following are from one region of the Prochlorococcus marinus str. SB genome:
- a CDS encoding PAS domain-containing sensor histidine kinase, with translation MKTLQELLTFFYEKGKAKVKGFSKNNKNIELTKNKNQQIFDFPFDKVKPHQLLSWLDYSSQGWIILSSDLTIKFINQKGLSLIKFIKYKDVIGKAINDINDLEVLRNKILYSRKKDFPISLDCTISGEPISVNIVRARKKNYLILLESKLSIESIKKRQNQLINDVSHELKTPLTSLILIGERLEAVVSKKDRYLVKRLKKESKRLRKMVEETLELSKLESTETFNKNKKISISDLIMESWQTLKPLAEKKDIKINLFIPTKYYISGDIENLKRAFINILDNSIRYSPVNEEIQIEIFKRDSSVVIRVRDKGIGLEGNESNDIFSRFYRGDPSRTKFNKSGSGLGLSITKKIINNNKGFIKAFNHKDGGAIFETIFPCLNTDL, from the coding sequence ATGAAAACGCTACAAGAGTTATTAACTTTCTTTTATGAGAAAGGGAAAGCCAAGGTTAAAGGATTTTCAAAAAATAATAAAAATATTGAATTAACTAAAAATAAGAACCAACAAATTTTTGATTTTCCATTTGATAAAGTTAAACCACACCAACTTTTATCTTGGTTAGATTATTCATCTCAAGGATGGATAATTTTGTCTTCTGATCTAACAATAAAATTTATCAATCAGAAAGGTTTATCTCTAATTAAGTTTATTAAATATAAAGATGTTATTGGAAAAGCAATTAATGATATTAATGATCTCGAAGTACTAAGAAATAAGATTTTATATTCAAGAAAAAAAGATTTCCCAATCAGCCTAGATTGCACTATTTCGGGGGAACCCATTTCTGTAAATATTGTTAGAGCAAGGAAAAAAAATTATTTAATATTGTTGGAGAGTAAATTATCAATTGAATCCATAAAAAAAAGACAGAATCAATTAATCAATGATGTGTCTCATGAACTGAAAACACCTCTTACATCTCTTATTTTGATAGGCGAAAGATTGGAAGCAGTAGTATCAAAGAAAGATAGATATCTTGTTAAAAGACTTAAGAAAGAATCTAAAAGATTAAGAAAAATGGTGGAGGAGACTTTAGAGCTTTCTAAGCTAGAAAGTACTGAGACTTTTAATAAAAACAAAAAAATATCTATTTCAGATTTGATTATGGAATCTTGGCAAACCTTAAAACCGCTTGCAGAAAAAAAAGATATAAAAATAAATTTATTTATACCAACAAAATATTATATATCTGGTGATATCGAAAATTTAAAAAGAGCTTTCATAAACATTTTAGATAATTCTATTCGTTACTCCCCAGTTAATGAAGAAATTCAAATTGAAATTTTTAAGAGAGATAGCTCTGTTGTTATCAGAGTTAGAGATAAAGGCATTGGACTAGAGGGAAATGAATCTAATGATATTTTTTCTCGTTTTTATCGTGGGGATCCATCAAGGACTAAATTTAATAAAAGTGGTAGCGGTTTAGGTCTTTCAATAACAAAAAAAATAATCAATAACAATAAAGGTTTTATTAAAGCTTTTAATCATAAGGATGGTGGAGCAATTTTTGAAACTATCTTTCCTTGTCTTAATACAGATTTATAG
- a CDS encoding response regulator transcription factor: MAIKDHKSLQDSKILLVEDDKSIRLTVSETLNSEGFRVLSFKDGLIALDFITNDYKNDVDLIILDLMLPGLNGLELCRKIRNEENYTPILILSAKDNESDRVLGLEVGADDYLTKPFGLNELIARSRALIRRSKRNKKNIENSKTVIEFNHIKMFLEECRVTSFDREITLSPKEFKLLELFMKNPKRVWSRDLILEKIWEIDFIGDTKTVDVHVRWLREKLEEDPSAPKFLKTVRGFGYKFG, from the coding sequence ATGGCTATTAAAGATCATAAAAGTTTGCAAGACTCAAAAATTCTTCTTGTAGAGGATGATAAGAGTATTAGGCTGACAGTCAGTGAGACATTGAATAGTGAAGGTTTTAGAGTATTAAGTTTCAAAGATGGTTTAATTGCATTAGATTTTATTACTAATGATTATAAAAATGATGTTGACCTAATAATTCTCGATTTAATGTTGCCAGGGTTAAATGGATTAGAGTTATGCAGAAAAATAAGAAATGAAGAAAATTATACACCCATACTAATTTTGAGTGCTAAAGATAATGAATCAGACAGGGTTCTTGGTTTAGAGGTTGGTGCAGATGATTATTTAACAAAACCTTTTGGTTTAAATGAATTAATTGCTAGATCAAGAGCCTTAATAAGAAGATCTAAACGTAATAAAAAAAATATAGAAAACTCAAAAACCGTCATAGAGTTTAATCATATAAAAATGTTTCTGGAAGAATGTAGGGTAACTTCTTTCGATAGAGAAATAACATTATCTCCAAAAGAATTTAAATTATTAGAATTATTTATGAAAAATCCAAAAAGGGTATGGTCAAGAGATTTAATACTTGAAAAAATATGGGAAATTGACTTTATCGGTGATACTAAAACTGTAGATGTTCATGTTAGGTGGCTCAGAGAGAAATTAGAAGAAGATCCCTCAGCCCCAAAGTTTCTTAAAACTGTTAGAGGTTTTGGATATAAGTTCGGATGA
- a CDS encoding VapE domain-containing protein yields the protein MTTSKAFQDALNEEEPIKEVTPEVVIDPDTGIILSGSGNKTIGPKEALALIDGVAIPSREKPRFKNKPNPKEIVYALGDKPVMNVRTRFIEIGGNEYSLDQINRFYLQQSNPKQRWAKDITTDAVITVAELNEYDPIAAYLHNSSKYDSLPDKDWFNLDQFLFNIDDPIARAFMPRYLVAAVKRACQPACQNRQIPVLIGPQNIGKTELGKSLFGKYYGGGISGKFDIDDVTVLERLWCCELPELDGITRKSQIEAFKDFISRTEDFSRRKYGRGTVRIPRRSVFWGTSNTPPLNDSSGSTRFVCINLPNKELPFEKVNDAFDAIWARAYLEFRKGYQCYSTKDEMISIIERNSDFEYVDSWFEKIEKFLKDTTLEVVTTERIHELLDLDSRHLSNPSYSPRIRKIMAKCGWHYGRPTIGGEQIRGYRKQK from the coding sequence GTGACCACATCTAAAGCCTTTCAAGATGCCCTAAACGAGGAAGAACCAATTAAGGAAGTAACTCCTGAAGTGGTTATAGACCCCGATACTGGAATTATTCTTTCGGGAAGTGGCAACAAAACAATCGGGCCAAAAGAGGCTCTAGCTCTTATTGATGGGGTAGCTATTCCAAGTAGAGAAAAACCCCGTTTTAAAAACAAACCTAATCCAAAGGAAATTGTTTATGCTCTTGGCGATAAACCTGTAATGAATGTGAGGACTAGGTTTATTGAGATTGGTGGTAATGAGTATTCCTTAGATCAGATAAATCGTTTTTATCTGCAACAAAGTAACCCAAAACAAAGATGGGCAAAAGACATTACGACTGATGCTGTAATTACTGTTGCCGAACTAAATGAATATGACCCGATCGCTGCATACTTGCATAACAGTAGTAAGTACGATTCTTTACCCGATAAAGATTGGTTTAATTTAGATCAATTTTTATTTAATATTGATGACCCAATAGCTCGGGCATTTATGCCTCGCTATCTTGTAGCTGCTGTCAAAAGAGCCTGCCAACCAGCTTGCCAGAATAGGCAAATTCCAGTTCTAATCGGGCCTCAAAATATAGGGAAAACTGAGTTAGGAAAGTCCTTATTCGGGAAATATTATGGCGGTGGCATATCGGGGAAATTCGATATAGATGACGTTACAGTTCTCGAGAGGCTTTGGTGCTGTGAGCTACCCGAGTTAGATGGAATTACAAGAAAATCTCAAATAGAGGCTTTTAAGGATTTCATTAGTAGAACTGAGGACTTTAGTCGTAGAAAATATGGAAGAGGAACAGTAAGGATTCCTCGAAGAAGTGTTTTCTGGGGTACTTCCAATACTCCACCTCTTAACGATTCAAGCGGTTCGACAAGATTTGTTTGTATCAATCTTCCCAATAAAGAATTGCCATTCGAGAAAGTGAATGATGCTTTTGATGCTATTTGGGCTAGAGCCTATCTGGAATTTAGGAAAGGCTATCAATGCTATTCAACCAAAGATGAAATGATTTCTATTATTGAAAGAAATTCTGATTTTGAATATGTGGATAGTTGGTTCGAGAAAATCGAAAAATTCTTAAAAGATACCACTCTAGAAGTTGTTACTACTGAAAGAATCCATGAACTATTGGATTTAGATAGTAGGCACTTAAGCAATCCCTCTTATTCTCCTCGGATAAGAAAAATAATGGCCAAATGCGGTTGGCATTATGGGAGGCCCACTATAGGAGGCGAACAGATAAGAGGCTATAGAAAACAAAAATAG
- a CDS encoding HupE/UreJ family protein, translating to MFVLANVQIVKNVHHAKIINLNRKMNSKNFFHKNLKVSLIIFPVYLFFISIYNPVFAHHPFGMGESSTLTSWQGFISGIGHPLLGPDHLLFILAISLIGLRFPKKWILPLLGFGLIGSAIAQILSLPEFMIPYAEALVSLSLVLESLIILGYLPSSLLLPMISLHGYLIGGAIVGAEQSPLLSYFLGIFIGQGSLLLIVLYLSEHIGKILKNKNLVSGILIGIGAAFSWVALID from the coding sequence GTGTTTGTCCTTGCGAATGTACAGATTGTGAAGAATGTTCACCATGCAAAGATCATTAATTTAAATAGAAAAATGAATTCTAAAAATTTTTTTCATAAGAACTTAAAAGTCTCTTTAATAATCTTCCCTGTATATTTGTTTTTTATTAGTATCTATAATCCAGTATTTGCTCATCATCCATTTGGTATGGGTGAGAGTTCCACATTAACTTCCTGGCAGGGATTTATCAGTGGTATTGGTCATCCCTTATTAGGTCCAGACCATCTCCTTTTTATTTTGGCAATAAGTCTTATTGGATTGAGATTCCCAAAAAAATGGATATTACCTTTATTAGGTTTTGGTTTAATTGGAAGTGCTATTGCGCAAATTTTGTCATTGCCAGAATTTATGATTCCCTACGCAGAAGCATTAGTATCTTTAAGCTTAGTTTTAGAAAGTTTGATAATTTTGGGCTATTTACCTAGCTCATTACTTTTACCCATGATCTCTTTGCATGGTTACTTGATAGGAGGTGCAATTGTTGGTGCTGAGCAAAGTCCTCTATTAAGTTACTTTTTAGGAATATTTATAGGGCAAGGATCTTTGCTCTTAATAGTCCTATACTTATCAGAGCATATTGGAAAAATTTTAAAGAATAAAAATTTGGTTTCGGGAATTTTAATTGGTATTGGAGCAGCCTTTTCATGGGTTGCACTTATTGACTAA
- a CDS encoding SBBP repeat-containing protein, translating into MTNVNDGSAEFSISGTAEVGNTLSISVDTADPDGTGNLSYSWQTSSDNFNSLGVGTNSKLNLENVNIFGSGLDDYVYDITTGENGNVYVSGTTRGSFDGHINKGDLLTRGFISKIDKDGERIWTKFIETEEIEINSNTHVSSLAIARGLDGSIYVGGSARGKLDGYSPIGSYGYLQKYDKDGNKVWTQIFNSTSTGVNNINIGRDGSVYVDGYTYGDLVDRKTNEWSRAVFIAKYDNEGNQNWIKLLNSPDKSDVVSDSVISKDGNLYVTGSTEGNLNGEINKGSRDIFISKIDQTGDLVWTRLSGTVTADEASSITLDDEENIYIGGYTNGNLDDKSKIGPLGQPDAFLIKYDEDGRKLWTNIFGADSIYSDDSLHSLVFSKDGNIYGAGTTQFETFGNSNIFIKSFDKDGVQNWSELYGHNYTFAGNQVKSLVFNNNKSYLIGNTRLNPNGSDGTFVGKENIGGYDSFLIQFTNPSFVQEVSTSNTYTVLSKDEGQFIKAVISYEDAQGFDETVTTSSSSIPYVDDGDASFSIVGTAVVGNTLSISKDSKDPDGTGTLSYSWQISSDDSTWSVVGTDSTYEVSGSDEGKSIKAVISYQDAQGFDEAVITSTSAIPILNNGIAEFSISGNAEVGNTLSISVDTADPDGTGNLSYSWQTSLDNSIWSVVGADSTYTVGAIEEGKSLRAVISYEDDQGFDELVITSSSIVSAIKNDGEAVFSLDGTKEVSYILNISEDEADPDGTGSLSYQWQSSLDGNSWTNESEESYYHIKYDDSDKYIRALVSYEDDQGFSGSVTTDSIHIEKHSIQSSIESLEEELEDVTYYSDLDITGYRHRFGSSSGDTMRSSDGFEIIWGLKGNDYLEADGSGYTDEQILLGGSGNDTYEIDNGAYGATVIYEAPNHGSKDKIYLGSNYYYYGIFGTIDKKHLFATDGGHGLIIMDALENKGIEKINIGGNEYSSSSFLRKMKSFPGYLGNVSWSQMKSQLKTLYGNDIGNQYYKTVKKAISDIASAVKKVESSKKDREEEIEDDIASLESQANDLDVTVKSSSSMTLKDEFKNLTLTGEENNDATGNSLDNIITGNSGDNILDGGSGDDSLKGGDGDDTYYVDSKDDRVTEKSGEGKDTVKSSVEWSLVETKYIENLTLTGTSHINAHGNELDNTIRGNSGDNKLYGKDGDDKFYGGEGNDKIYGWKGEDIIYGEDGDDYLKGHYSKDKLYGGAGDDTLLGGTSSDMLDGGEGDDELYGESSADKLYGGSGNDILYGGTSSDELYGGDDEDKLYGGSSSDILYGEDGDDYLKGHSSADKLYGGNGNDYLRGGSSSDELYGGAGDDRLKGESGSDKMYGGDGDDTYYVSSKSDSVTEEENEGTDLIYSSVTFTASSNVENLTLTGKGNISGSGNDLANTLTGNDKANKLYGKSGDDTLYGGKGNDRLYGSEGADILYGDSGNDYLKAHSGNDILWGGTGKDWLRGGEDNDKLYGESSSDKLYGEDGDDELYGGSSADSLYGGVGDDYLDGGSSADKLYGGVGNDQLYGGSSADKLYGQDGDDYLEGGTSKDMLSGGNGNDELHGGTSDDKLYGGAGADQLYGDTGDDYLKGHSGADDLYGGEDDDYLRGGDDGDTLYGESGDDLLKGEDGDDILYGGLGKDDLYGGSGNDVFVLTPGSGYDRIRDFEEGDKVNLNGIDNNQLGVFDSGKNLKVYTDENKSDLLAIVYGYNLSDLNGVGITDILV; encoded by the coding sequence ATGACAAATGTTAATGATGGCTCCGCAGAATTTTCTATTAGTGGAACTGCAGAAGTAGGAAATACTTTAAGTATTAGTGTAGATACGGCCGATCCTGATGGGACAGGAAATTTATCTTATAGCTGGCAAACATCTTCTGACAATTTCAACTCTTTAGGAGTTGGAACAAATTCAAAACTAAATTTAGAGAACGTAAATATTTTTGGTTCTGGTTTAGATGATTATGTTTATGATATAACAACTGGAGAAAATGGTAATGTATATGTTTCTGGTACTACACGTGGCTCTTTTGACGGTCATATAAATAAAGGGGATCTACTTACACGAGGATTCATTTCTAAAATCGATAAAGATGGAGAAAGAATTTGGACTAAATTTATTGAAACTGAAGAGATCGAAATAAATTCTAATACGCATGTATCGTCTCTTGCTATCGCTAGAGGATTGGATGGTTCAATATATGTGGGTGGAAGTGCACGCGGCAAATTAGACGGATACAGTCCAATTGGAAGTTATGGATATCTTCAAAAATATGACAAAGATGGGAATAAAGTTTGGACACAAATTTTTAATTCAACTAGTACTGGAGTAAATAATATAAATATTGGAAGAGATGGCTCTGTCTATGTTGATGGCTATACCTATGGTGATTTAGTAGACAGAAAAACAAATGAGTGGTCTAGAGCAGTTTTCATAGCTAAATATGATAATGAAGGAAATCAAAATTGGATTAAATTACTGAATTCGCCCGACAAAAGTGACGTTGTTAGTGATTCAGTTATTTCAAAAGATGGAAACTTATATGTAACAGGGAGTACTGAGGGTAATCTCAACGGAGAGATTAATAAAGGATCCCGAGATATTTTTATTTCAAAAATAGATCAAACAGGGGATCTAGTATGGACTCGATTATCAGGAACAGTGACTGCTGACGAAGCGTCATCGATAACTCTTGATGATGAAGAAAATATTTATATTGGTGGTTATACAAATGGAAATTTAGACGATAAAAGTAAAATAGGCCCTTTAGGTCAACCTGATGCTTTTCTAATTAAATACGATGAAGACGGAAGAAAATTATGGACGAATATATTTGGTGCGGATTCCATATATAGTGATGATTCTTTACATTCACTAGTCTTCTCAAAAGATGGCAATATTTATGGTGCAGGCACAACTCAGTTTGAAACTTTTGGAAACAGTAATATTTTCATTAAAAGTTTTGACAAAGACGGCGTTCAAAACTGGTCAGAACTTTATGGACACAATTATACCTTTGCAGGCAATCAGGTAAAAAGTTTAGTTTTTAATAATAATAAATCTTACCTAATTGGTAATACCAGATTAAATCCAAATGGAAGTGATGGGACATTTGTCGGCAAAGAGAATATTGGTGGTTATGATTCTTTCCTAATTCAATTTACAAATCCCTCTTTTGTTCAAGAAGTAAGTACCTCAAATACTTACACAGTATTATCTAAAGATGAAGGACAATTTATAAAGGCAGTAATATCTTATGAAGATGCTCAAGGTTTTGATGAAACAGTTACTACTTCTAGTTCTAGTATTCCTTATGTAGATGATGGAGATGCAAGTTTTTCTATCGTTGGAACTGCAGTAGTTGGAAATACATTAAGTATTAGTAAAGATTCTAAAGATCCGGATGGAACTGGCACTTTAAGTTATAGCTGGCAAATTTCTTCTGATGATTCCACCTGGAGTGTTGTCGGCACAGATAGTACTTATGAAGTCTCTGGAAGTGATGAGGGTAAATCAATTAAGGCTGTAATTTCTTATCAGGATGCTCAAGGTTTTGATGAAGCTGTAATTACTTCCACCTCTGCTATTCCTATTCTCAACAATGGGATTGCAGAATTTTCTATTAGTGGAAATGCAGAAGTAGGAAATACTTTAAGTATTAGTGTAGATACGGCCGATCCTGATGGGACAGGAAATTTATCTTATAGCTGGCAAACATCTTTAGATAATTCCATATGGAGTGTTGTCGGGGCAGATAGTACCTATACAGTTGGAGCAATTGAAGAAGGTAAATCATTAAGAGCAGTAATTTCTTACGAAGATGATCAAGGTTTTGATGAATTAGTCATAACCTCTTCTTCTATTGTTTCTGCAATTAAAAATGATGGAGAAGCTGTATTTTCTTTAGATGGAACTAAAGAAGTATCTTATATATTAAATATTTCTGAAGATGAAGCAGATCCCGATGGAACCGGTTCACTATCTTATCAATGGCAGTCATCATTAGATGGAAATTCATGGACTAATGAGAGCGAAGAGTCTTATTACCATATTAAATATGATGACTCTGATAAATACATAAGAGCTTTGGTCTCATATGAAGATGATCAAGGATTTAGCGGGTCAGTAACAACTGATTCGATTCATATAGAAAAGCACTCTATTCAATCCTCAATTGAAAGTTTAGAAGAAGAATTAGAGGATGTTACTTATTATAGTGATCTAGATATTACCGGTTATAGGCATAGATTTGGCTCTTCTAGCGGAGATACTATGCGCAGTTCTGATGGGTTTGAAATTATTTGGGGACTAAAAGGAAATGATTATCTGGAAGCAGATGGATCTGGTTATACAGACGAACAAATTCTTTTAGGAGGAAGTGGCAACGATACTTACGAAATAGACAATGGGGCATATGGGGCAACTGTGATCTATGAAGCCCCAAATCATGGTAGTAAAGACAAGATTTATTTAGGAAGCAATTATTATTACTATGGAATCTTTGGCACTATAGATAAAAAGCATCTTTTTGCTACAGATGGAGGTCATGGCCTTATCATTATGGATGCTTTAGAAAATAAGGGTATTGAGAAAATAAATATTGGTGGAAATGAATATTCTTCTAGCTCTTTTTTGAGAAAGATGAAATCATTTCCAGGTTATTTAGGAAATGTGAGTTGGAGTCAAATGAAAAGTCAATTGAAAACTCTTTATGGAAATGATATTGGGAATCAGTATTACAAAACAGTTAAAAAAGCAATTTCTGATATAGCCAGCGCTGTTAAAAAAGTAGAAAGTAGTAAAAAAGATAGAGAAGAAGAAATAGAAGATGATATAGCTTCACTAGAAAGCCAAGCAAATGATCTTGATGTAACAGTAAAATCTTCATCTTCAATGACATTAAAAGATGAATTCAAGAATTTAACTCTTACAGGTGAAGAGAATAATGATGCTACGGGAAATTCTCTAGACAATATTATTACTGGAAATTCTGGTGATAATATTCTTGATGGAGGATCTGGAGATGATTCTTTAAAAGGAGGAGATGGCGATGATACCTATTATGTTGATAGCAAAGATGATCGTGTTACAGAAAAATCAGGAGAAGGGAAAGACACTGTAAAATCCTCTGTTGAGTGGTCTCTTGTTGAAACTAAATATATTGAAAATTTAACTCTTACAGGCACATCCCATATTAATGCTCATGGTAATGAGTTAGATAATACGATTAGAGGAAATTCTGGAGATAATAAACTTTATGGAAAAGATGGAGATGATAAGTTTTATGGAGGAGAAGGTAATGATAAAATTTATGGCTGGAAGGGAGAAGATATCATTTATGGAGAAGATGGTGATGATTACTTAAAAGGACATTACAGCAAAGATAAATTATATGGAGGAGCAGGAGACGATACTTTATTGGGCGGAACAAGCTCCGACATGCTTGATGGAGGAGAAGGAGATGATGAATTATATGGAGAATCCAGTGCTGACAAATTATATGGTGGTAGTGGAAATGATATTTTATATGGTGGAACAAGTTCTGATGAACTCTATGGAGGAGATGATGAGGACAAGCTTTATGGTGGTAGCAGTTCTGACATTCTTTATGGAGAAGATGGAGATGATTATTTAAAGGGACACTCCAGTGCCGATAAACTTTATGGAGGTAATGGTAATGATTATTTAAGGGGAGGATCTAGTTCTGATGAACTCTATGGCGGAGCTGGAGATGACCGGTTAAAAGGAGAATCCGGCAGCGACAAAATGTATGGAGGAGATGGAGATGATACTTATTATGTGAGCAGTAAAAGTGACAGTGTCACAGAAGAAGAGAATGAAGGAACTGATTTAATTTATTCCTCAGTTACATTTACAGCATCTAGCAATGTAGAGAATCTAACCCTTACTGGTAAAGGCAATATCTCAGGATCTGGTAATGATCTAGCTAATACGCTTACTGGAAATGATAAAGCGAACAAGCTTTATGGCAAAAGTGGTGATGACACATTATATGGAGGAAAAGGTAACGATAGATTATATGGCTCAGAGGGAGCCGACATTCTTTATGGAGACAGCGGTAATGATTATCTAAAAGCACATTCTGGTAATGACATTCTCTGGGGAGGTACTGGTAAAGACTGGCTAAGAGGAGGAGAGGATAATGACAAACTTTATGGAGAATCTAGTTCTGACAAGTTATATGGAGAAGATGGAGATGATGAATTATACGGAGGATCTAGTGCAGATTCTCTGTATGGAGGAGTTGGTGACGATTATTTAGATGGAGGTTCTAGTGCCGATAAACTTTATGGAGGAGTTGGTAATGACCAATTATATGGCGGATCTAGTGCTGATAAACTCTATGGTCAAGATGGGGATGATTATTTAGAAGGTGGCACTAGTAAAGATATGCTTTCTGGAGGTAATGGTAATGATGAATTACATGGAGGAACAAGTGACGATAAACTTTATGGTGGTGCTGGAGCAGATCAATTATATGGTGATACAGGTGATGATTACCTAAAAGGACACTCTGGAGCAGATGATCTATATGGTGGGGAAGATGATGATTATCTAAGAGGCGGAGATGATGGAGATACCTTATATGGAGAAAGTGGCGATGACTTATTAAAAGGAGAAGATGGCGATGATATTTTGTATGGTGGTTTAGGTAAAGATGATCTTTATGGTGGTAGTGGAAATGATGTTTTTGTATTAACTCCAGGAAGTGGTTACGACAGAATTAGAGATTTTGAAGAAGGAGATAAAGTAAATTTAAATGGTATTGATAATAATCAACTCGGAGTTTTTGACAGTGGCAAAAATCTTAAGGTCTATACAGATGAAAATAAAAGTGATTTGTTGGCAATAGTTTATGGCTACAATTTATCGGATTTAAATGGTGTAGGTATAACAGATATTCTTGTTTAA